In a genomic window of Rhodovulum sp. P5:
- a CDS encoding UxaA family hydrolase, whose translation MKTVRLSDADNVETAITPLKVGEDGAIEAIPRGHKLATQTIPNGAPVLKYAQVIGYAAGDIAPGAHVHTHNLAFRNVETEYEFSTNLRPVPPAPEIDTFLGYRRASGRVGTRNYIAVLTSVNCSATAARMIAGHFTPERLAPYTNVDGVVAFVHGTGCAMGGDGTGFQALQRVLWGYARNPNVGGVLMAGLGCEMMQIDWLIEAYGLTPGPLFQTMNIQDVGGLRKTVDLGIAKVEAMLPEVNAAQRTPCPASELMVALQCGGSDAWSGITANPALGYACDLLVAQGGTGVLAETPEIYGAEHLLTARAATREIGEKLIGLIRWWEDYTARNRGSMDNNPSPGNKAGGLTTILEKSLGAAAKGGTTPLMGVYDYAEPVTAKGFVFMDSPGYDPASVTGQIASGCNLVAFTTGRGSAFGAKPSPSMKIATNTEMYERLSDDMDVNAGRILTDGATVEEVGREIYDMWLRMASGEQSKSEAEGLGDFEFVPWQIGAVM comes from the coding sequence ATGAAGACCGTCCGGCTTTCCGATGCGGACAATGTCGAAACCGCGATCACGCCCCTGAAGGTCGGGGAGGACGGGGCGATTGAGGCCATCCCCCGCGGCCACAAACTGGCGACACAGACGATCCCCAACGGCGCGCCGGTTCTGAAATACGCGCAAGTCATCGGCTACGCCGCCGGGGACATTGCGCCGGGGGCCCATGTGCACACCCATAACCTCGCCTTCCGGAATGTGGAGACGGAGTACGAGTTCTCCACCAACCTGCGTCCCGTGCCCCCGGCGCCCGAGATCGACACATTCTTGGGCTATCGGCGGGCGTCCGGCCGTGTCGGCACGCGCAACTATATCGCCGTTCTGACCTCGGTGAACTGCTCTGCCACCGCGGCGCGGATGATCGCGGGCCATTTCACGCCAGAGCGTCTGGCCCCCTATACCAATGTCGATGGCGTGGTGGCCTTCGTCCACGGCACGGGCTGCGCGATGGGCGGGGACGGCACCGGGTTTCAGGCGTTGCAGCGGGTCCTTTGGGGCTATGCACGCAACCCCAATGTCGGCGGGGTGCTGATGGCGGGCCTTGGCTGCGAGATGATGCAGATCGACTGGCTGATCGAGGCCTATGGCCTGACGCCGGGCCCGCTGTTCCAGACGATGAACATTCAGGACGTCGGCGGGCTGCGCAAGACCGTCGATCTGGGCATTGCCAAGGTCGAAGCCATGCTGCCAGAGGTCAACGCGGCGCAGCGCACCCCTTGCCCGGCGTCGGAGTTGATGGTCGCCCTGCAATGCGGCGGATCGGATGCGTGGTCCGGGATCACGGCGAACCCCGCGCTGGGATATGCCTGCGACCTGCTGGTGGCGCAGGGGGGCACCGGCGTGCTGGCCGAGACGCCCGAGATCTACGGCGCCGAACATCTGCTGACCGCCCGCGCCGCAACGCGCGAGATCGGCGAGAAGCTGATCGGCCTGATCCGCTGGTGGGAGGATTATACGGCGCGCAACCGCGGCAGCATGGACAACAACCCCTCTCCCGGCAACAAGGCGGGCGGGCTGACCACGATCCTTGAAAAATCGCTGGGCGCGGCGGCCAAGGGGGGCACGACGCCGCTGATGGGCGTCTACGACTATGCCGAACCGGTGACGGCGAAGGGCTTCGTCTTCATGGACAGCCCCGGTTACGACCCGGCCTCCGTCACCGGGCAGATCGCCTCGGGCTGCAATCTGGTGGCCTTCACCACCGGGCGCGGCTCCGCCTTTGGCGCCAAGCCTTCGCCCTCGATGAAGATCGCGACGAATACAGAGATGTACGAGCGGCTGAGCGATGACATGGACGTCAATGCCGGGCGCATCCTGACCGACGGCGCCACCGTCGAGGAGGTCGGGCGCGAAATCTACGACATGTGGCTGCGCATGGCGAGCGGTGAACAGAGCAAGTCGGAGGCGGAGGGCCTTGGCGATTTCGAATTCGTCCCGTGGCAGATCGGCGCGGTGATGTAG